The Halomonas sp. 7T genome contains a region encoding:
- a CDS encoding tryptophan synthase subunit beta like protein, giving the protein MLYIKRNARGEIVMLSKEPSPECNDTIAADSPEVFAFLAQQTGQSAQMIASDLAFVRVVEDMLEVLLEKGVLSFTDLPAAAQSKVMERKSLRAKNDVNLLGDGDELI; this is encoded by the coding sequence ATGCTCTACATCAAACGAAATGCCCGTGGGGAGATTGTGATGCTCAGCAAAGAGCCATCGCCTGAGTGTAATGACACCATCGCGGCGGATTCACCGGAGGTATTCGCCTTTCTGGCCCAGCAAACGGGGCAGTCGGCGCAAATGATCGCGTCAGACTTGGCGTTTGTGCGGGTAGTGGAAGACATGCTGGAAGTGCTGCTGGAGAAAGGCGTGCTTAGCTTTACTGATTTACCCGCTGCCGCCCAGAGCAAGGTGATGGAACGGAAATCACTGCGTGCTAAAAACGATGTCAATTTATTAGGAGATGGGGACGAGCTGATTTAA
- a CDS encoding EAL domain-containing protein, protein MSLIKQLWLAIIALLLLSFVGSLAISIASSRSYIEQEVRIKNEDNATALALSMSQLDKDMVILELLISAQFDTGYYRRITLRDTEDNILTERSAGEYSGDVPAWFRSLVQFDVPIGVATVQDGWRQFGTLELESQHSFAYASLWRSMLELASWFLLAGAISLAIATLLVRGIKHPLVRVVAQAKDISARRFTTIKEPRTLELKEVAQAMNVLSANVRQMLSQESQKLDELRRHLQHDRVTDALTRDVFMGRLASLLGSDDARATGLMVMVRVQDLEQLNEQLGHQATDSLLRELVTQLASLDDAAGETFVGRLNGSDFMLLLPLEEDTKALLPRLHQALDTIALQAPATGIHLPAAVVAYTPHDERGVLMATLDDALAEAESSSAHSRIVIREAKQSSLFNTHAEWRTALNSAILKGPQLAYFPVTDAENNVLHYECPARLELADTWQTAGVFIPWISRFDLEPALDIAVIKQALEQLTIDPTQKLGINLSLASITNGQFVIELRALLEKQPQLAKQLCFEVPAVLNAHAIGSLRGLCSALRPLGCQFGIEHVGAEFTKLADLHDVGLSYLKVDSSLIRGIHTSSEQQTIVRGMATLCHSLGIQVIAEGVTEKAELESLFRIGADGATGPGVRL, encoded by the coding sequence ATGTCGCTCATTAAACAGCTTTGGCTGGCCATTATCGCACTACTTCTGCTTTCGTTTGTCGGCAGCCTTGCCATTAGCATTGCGTCAAGCCGCAGCTACATTGAGCAAGAAGTGCGCATCAAAAATGAAGATAACGCCACTGCGCTAGCCCTCTCGATGAGCCAGCTCGATAAAGATATGGTGATCTTAGAGCTGCTCATTTCAGCCCAGTTTGATACTGGCTACTACCGCCGTATTACCCTACGAGACACCGAGGACAACATACTTACTGAGCGCTCTGCCGGTGAATATAGCGGTGACGTCCCCGCATGGTTTCGCAGCTTAGTTCAGTTTGACGTCCCCATAGGCGTGGCCACGGTACAAGATGGCTGGCGGCAGTTCGGCACCTTAGAACTTGAAAGCCAGCATAGCTTTGCCTACGCCTCTTTATGGCGCAGCATGCTTGAGTTAGCGAGCTGGTTCTTACTGGCCGGGGCGATAAGCTTAGCCATTGCTACCTTACTGGTGCGTGGTATAAAGCATCCGCTAGTACGTGTTGTGGCCCAAGCAAAAGACATCAGCGCTCGCCGCTTTACCACTATTAAAGAGCCCCGCACGTTAGAACTTAAAGAAGTTGCCCAGGCAATGAATGTGCTGTCAGCCAACGTTCGCCAAATGCTCAGCCAAGAGAGCCAAAAGCTAGATGAACTGCGCCGCCATCTTCAGCATGACCGAGTCACCGACGCGCTGACCCGTGATGTGTTTATGGGCAGGCTAGCATCGCTACTGGGGAGCGACGATGCCCGTGCTACGGGCTTAATGGTGATGGTGAGGGTTCAAGACCTGGAACAGCTGAATGAACAATTGGGCCATCAGGCAACTGATAGCTTACTGCGCGAGCTGGTAACACAACTTGCCTCGTTAGACGATGCTGCAGGGGAGACCTTCGTAGGCCGCCTTAACGGCAGCGACTTTATGCTGCTACTGCCATTAGAAGAAGATACAAAAGCACTTCTACCTCGCCTTCACCAAGCGTTGGATACCATCGCGCTCCAAGCACCCGCTACGGGCATTCACTTGCCAGCTGCCGTGGTTGCTTATACACCCCACGACGAGCGCGGCGTCCTTATGGCAACCTTAGACGATGCTCTAGCCGAAGCGGAAAGCAGCAGTGCACATAGCCGTATTGTTATTCGTGAAGCGAAGCAAAGCTCCTTATTTAACACCCATGCCGAATGGCGCACCGCACTGAATTCAGCCATCCTCAAAGGGCCACAGCTGGCCTATTTCCCCGTGACGGATGCCGAAAATAACGTGCTTCACTACGAGTGCCCTGCCCGCCTAGAGCTTGCAGATACGTGGCAAACAGCCGGCGTATTTATTCCCTGGATATCGCGCTTCGACTTAGAGCCAGCGCTCGATATTGCCGTCATTAAGCAAGCCCTTGAGCAGCTCACGATTGACCCTACTCAAAAACTGGGGATTAACCTCTCACTTGCCTCCATTACCAACGGACAGTTTGTTATTGAACTAAGAGCGCTGTTAGAGAAGCAACCGCAGCTCGCCAAACAACTCTGTTTTGAAGTGCCCGCAGTATTAAACGCGCATGCCATTGGCAGCTTACGTGGACTATGCAGCGCACTGCGGCCGCTTGGCTGTCAGTTTGGTATTGAGCACGTAGGGGCGGAGTTCACTAAACTTGCCGATCTGCATGATGTAGGGCTTAGCTATCTGAAAGTAGACAGCAGCTTAATTCGCGGGATTCACACCTCTAGCGAGCAGCAAACCATTGTGCGCGGTATGGCCACCTTATGCCACTCATTAGGCATTCAAGTGATTGCGGAAGGTGTAACAGAAAAAGCGGAGCTGGAAAGCCTGTTCCGTATAGGAGCGGATGGTGCCACAGGCCCAGGTGTACGTCTCTAA
- a CDS encoding transglutaminase-like cysteine peptidase, with product MALMPDSSRSSLGSLSRRQFLATAGALMLGAGMGLFPTPASAFNPQRLRQSMQQQYGQAGLAVLEAWFSLLDRLRGQDVQRQLREVNDFFNRQIRWVEDIHVWRQEDFWATPLEAMGEGRGDCEDYSIAKYITLKQLGVPGERLRMIYVRARIGRSQITQAHMVLGYYSTPNAEPLVLDNIAPSISPASQRTDLDPVFSFNSEGLWAGGSSESRADPLARLSRWRNVIERMQSQGFI from the coding sequence ATGGCGCTTATGCCTGACTCTTCCCGCTCCTCGCTTGGCTCTCTCTCCCGTCGGCAGTTTTTAGCTACTGCCGGCGCGCTTATGCTGGGCGCAGGAATGGGGCTATTCCCTACTCCCGCCTCTGCTTTTAACCCCCAGCGTTTGCGCCAAAGCATGCAACAGCAATATGGGCAGGCCGGGCTCGCTGTATTAGAGGCGTGGTTTTCCCTCTTGGATCGCCTGCGCGGGCAAGATGTGCAGCGACAGCTACGCGAGGTTAATGATTTCTTTAATCGCCAAATCCGCTGGGTGGAGGATATTCACGTCTGGCGACAAGAGGACTTCTGGGCGACTCCGTTAGAGGCCATGGGCGAAGGGCGAGGCGACTGTGAAGATTACTCGATTGCCAAATATATCACCCTTAAACAGCTTGGCGTCCCTGGGGAGCGCCTGAGGATGATTTACGTGCGCGCCCGCATTGGCCGAAGCCAAATTACCCAAGCCCACATGGTGCTCGGTTACTACTCAACTCCAAATGCTGAACCGTTAGTGTTAGATAACATCGCCCCGTCGATTAGCCCCGCCTCCCAACGTACTGATCTAGACCCTGTGTTTAGTTTTAACAGTGAAGGGCTGTGGGCTGGCGGCTCATCAGAGTCGCGCGCTGATCCATTAGCACGCTTGTCTCGCTGGCGTAACGTGATTGAACGCATGCAATCACAAGGCTTCATTTAA
- a CDS encoding arylesterase, protein MKRGIPVAWQKLAFQKRAWQKLAWRNLNRMVTGGVLALIVTFGTSSLNADQASVHSDPAHQGPTLLVMGDSLSAAYGIEQEQGWVALLEERLEGQATVVNASISGETTSGGAQRFADIIGQRQPDIVLLELGGNDGLRGLAPNQMRANLARMIEQSQQADADVLLLGIDIPPNYGQAYRDAFTGVFHSLADEYDIPLVPFLLEDIALNNQLMQSDGIHPTAEAQPIILENVWPTLEPLLSERASEIALQTSAQ, encoded by the coding sequence ATGAAGCGTGGCATCCCTGTAGCGTGGCAGAAACTAGCATTTCAAAAACGAGCGTGGCAGAAACTGGCATGGCGAAACCTGAACCGTATGGTAACCGGTGGGGTACTGGCACTGATAGTCACCTTCGGCACCTCATCACTCAACGCAGACCAAGCTTCTGTTCATTCAGACCCTGCTCACCAAGGCCCTACTCTGCTTGTGATGGGCGACAGCCTTAGCGCCGCGTATGGCATAGAGCAGGAACAGGGCTGGGTAGCACTGCTGGAAGAGCGTCTTGAAGGCCAGGCAACGGTGGTTAATGCCAGCATCAGTGGCGAAACCACTTCCGGAGGTGCACAGCGGTTCGCCGATATCATCGGACAGCGACAGCCTGATATCGTTCTATTGGAACTAGGGGGCAACGATGGCCTGCGCGGTTTAGCGCCTAACCAGATGCGTGCCAACCTCGCCCGCATGATTGAACAAAGCCAGCAAGCCGATGCGGATGTTCTGCTGCTTGGCATTGATATACCGCCTAACTATGGCCAGGCCTACCGGGATGCGTTTACCGGTGTTTTTCATTCGCTAGCCGATGAATACGATATTCCGCTGGTGCCTTTTTTGCTGGAGGACATCGCCCTCAATAACCAGCTAATGCAAAGCGACGGCATTCACCCCACCGCCGAGGCACAGCCGATTATTCTAGAGAACGTATGGCCGACGCTTGAGCCGCTGCTTTCTGAGCGCGCATCAGAAATAGCATTGCAGACCTCGGCTCAGTAG
- a CDS encoding ABC transporter ATP-binding protein, which yields MPYSSDSMSTLPADDATAHSPKTSPSTDTTSTHKVPSGDASAPVLLAEKLSKQVISGERALTILHDLSLSVAAGESVAILGKSGAGKSTLLGLLAGLDTPSDGELTLFGQPLSRLDEDGRAALRAGRVGFVFQNFQLLPTLSALENVLLPLELSPRAGGDSTAAHWLDRVGLGERTGHLPKQLSGGEQQRVAIARAFVTDPELVFADEPTGNLDPDTGAQIIDLLFTLNREAGTTLILVTHDHALAKRCDRCLRLANGKLEPFEPTLINGGGNE from the coding sequence ATGCCTTACTCCTCTGACTCAATGTCTACGCTGCCAGCCGATGACGCGACTGCGCACTCGCCTAAAACCTCGCCTTCCACCGACACTACGTCTACTCATAAGGTTCCTAGTGGCGACGCGAGCGCGCCTGTGCTGCTGGCTGAAAAGCTTTCGAAGCAGGTAATCAGCGGTGAGCGCGCATTAACTATCTTACACGACCTTTCCTTAAGCGTGGCGGCAGGAGAGAGCGTGGCTATTCTTGGCAAAAGCGGTGCCGGTAAATCAACGCTCTTAGGGCTTCTAGCAGGTCTTGATACCCCAAGCGATGGCGAATTAACGCTTTTTGGGCAGCCATTAAGCCGCTTAGACGAAGATGGCAGGGCGGCCCTGCGGGCAGGGCGCGTCGGGTTTGTGTTTCAAAACTTTCAACTGCTGCCTACGTTAAGCGCGCTTGAAAACGTGCTCTTGCCCCTAGAGCTATCTCCGCGTGCAGGCGGCGATAGTACCGCTGCTCACTGGCTTGATCGGGTCGGGCTGGGGGAGCGCACAGGGCATCTGCCTAAACAGCTCTCTGGGGGGGAACAGCAGCGGGTGGCGATTGCTCGCGCCTTCGTGACCGACCCAGAGCTGGTATTTGCCGATGAGCCTACCGGCAACCTAGACCCTGATACCGGCGCACAAATTATTGACCTGCTATTCACGCTTAACCGCGAAGCGGGTACCACGCTGATTCTCGTCACCCATGATCACGCGCTTGCCAAGCGCTGCGACCGCTGCCTGCGGCTCGCCAATGGCAAGTTGGAGCCTTTTGAGCCAACCCTCATCAACGGGGGTGGCAATGAGTGA
- a CDS encoding ABC transporter permease, with the protein MSDLNWRLAARSLKRDLRASDVRALFIALMLAVAASTMIAFFLDRLERGLERQAGQMLGGDLVLEQREPFSEELRATLEQAGFTLSDQVDLVSMISRGERFQPASLKAVDDVYPHYGVSHVDRGNGVEQIASGPPPGEAWADPRLAQLINIELGDRVQVGQTELTISGIIEREADQSGGFGSFNPRLMLHTADLEDTGLVQPGSRIEFELLAAGPPAALAEVQTLLAELRRDGVDVRDVRVDRPQLGNALQRAESYLGLAGLAAVLLAGVAVAMSTRRYVERHLDTAALLRCFGASQYQLVTIFSLQLLGLALAASAVGALLGLVGQAVLLWLLTSFLPMTLPPPGIMPLWLGIFTALAVLVGFAGPTLLRIKQVSALKVLRRELDPLPPSAWLVVGVASIVFGGLLWLYSGSLPLAVALLMGGAALLGVLWLVSSMLLNGLLKVIQRLSGGSVWSQAFRLGGRQLARRKQAGLGQLLAFSVTFFAMAMIVLVRGDLLTTWQDQLPDDTPNYFAINIQPGERDAFEEAVAPRVDTQSTLYPMVRGRITGINGQPPRDAVPPDARGDNSLRRELNLTWQADVPPGNQVVAGQWFAAQDEPQGFMNEVEATPAGRDAMVPISMEDGLAQRLGLSIGDELTFSIGSDTIATRIESLRSLNWDSFTPNFFVIFPPGVLESYGHSYITAFHLPDVEQGLIRQLVSDFPGVSLLNVDAILGQVREVLTQVTRAIELVLALVLLAGISVLYAALTASRPVRAHESGLLRVFGAGTKMISRVQGAEYALLGFASGLMGAVLAELATAALYLYWLDLTPRLHVGLWFILPIGGALLIGVIGHALSASLRRQAPAASLGLLGEA; encoded by the coding sequence ATGAGTGATCTTAACTGGCGTCTTGCTGCCCGCAGCCTAAAACGAGACCTGCGAGCATCCGATGTGCGGGCGCTGTTTATTGCACTTATGCTGGCGGTAGCGGCGTCAACCATGATTGCTTTCTTTCTCGACCGGCTAGAGCGTGGCTTAGAGCGTCAGGCGGGCCAAATGCTGGGCGGCGATCTGGTGCTCGAACAGCGCGAGCCGTTCTCTGAAGAGCTGCGCGCAACGCTAGAACAAGCCGGCTTTACGCTGAGTGATCAGGTAGATCTCGTATCGATGATTAGCCGGGGTGAGCGCTTCCAACCGGCAAGTTTGAAAGCGGTTGACGACGTGTACCCTCACTACGGCGTTTCCCATGTGGATCGCGGAAACGGAGTAGAGCAAATTGCCTCTGGGCCGCCGCCAGGAGAAGCCTGGGCCGACCCCCGGTTGGCTCAGCTAATTAACATAGAGCTAGGCGACCGCGTCCAAGTCGGCCAAACCGAACTCACCATTAGCGGCATTATTGAGCGCGAAGCCGACCAGTCCGGCGGCTTTGGCAGCTTCAACCCACGTTTGATGCTACATACCGCTGACCTGGAAGATACCGGTTTAGTGCAGCCAGGTTCGCGTATTGAGTTTGAGCTACTGGCGGCGGGGCCGCCCGCCGCATTGGCAGAAGTACAAACGCTACTGGCCGAGCTGAGAAGGGACGGCGTGGACGTGCGCGATGTGCGGGTAGACCGGCCCCAATTAGGTAATGCCCTTCAGCGTGCCGAAAGCTATCTTGGTCTTGCTGGGTTAGCCGCCGTGCTGCTGGCTGGGGTGGCGGTAGCGATGTCAACCCGCCGCTACGTGGAACGCCACCTGGATACCGCCGCACTGCTGCGCTGTTTTGGGGCGAGCCAGTACCAACTTGTGACGATTTTTTCCCTGCAGCTATTGGGGCTAGCGCTGGCAGCGTCGGCGGTTGGAGCGCTGTTGGGGTTGGTCGGTCAAGCCGTGCTGCTTTGGCTACTCACCAGCTTTTTACCAATGACGCTCCCGCCCCCCGGCATCATGCCGCTTTGGCTTGGCATTTTTACTGCGCTGGCGGTGTTGGTAGGGTTTGCGGGCCCAACGCTATTGCGCATTAAACAAGTGAGTGCGCTTAAAGTACTGCGCCGCGAGCTGGACCCACTGCCGCCATCAGCATGGTTGGTGGTGGGTGTTGCAAGCATTGTGTTTGGCGGTCTGCTGTGGCTCTACTCCGGCAGCTTGCCGCTAGCGGTTGCGCTGCTGATGGGCGGCGCTGCGCTGTTGGGCGTGCTTTGGTTAGTCAGCTCGATGCTACTAAATGGCCTTCTCAAAGTGATACAGCGCCTTTCGGGGGGCAGTGTATGGTCCCAAGCGTTTCGTTTAGGGGGGCGGCAGCTAGCACGGCGCAAGCAGGCAGGCTTAGGGCAGCTGCTGGCCTTTTCGGTAACGTTCTTTGCCATGGCGATGATTGTACTGGTGCGAGGCGACCTGCTGACGACTTGGCAAGATCAGCTACCCGACGACACCCCCAACTACTTTGCGATTAACATACAGCCCGGCGAACGCGACGCCTTTGAAGAGGCCGTGGCTCCCCGAGTAGACACCCAAAGCACGCTGTATCCTATGGTGCGCGGGCGTATTACCGGCATTAATGGGCAACCTCCGCGGGACGCCGTACCGCCAGATGCCCGAGGTGATAACTCACTACGCCGCGAACTAAATCTCACGTGGCAAGCCGATGTTCCTCCAGGTAATCAAGTCGTGGCTGGGCAGTGGTTTGCAGCGCAAGACGAGCCACAAGGCTTTATGAACGAAGTAGAAGCCACCCCCGCTGGAAGAGACGCGATGGTGCCGATCTCCATGGAAGACGGGCTCGCCCAACGGTTAGGGTTAAGCATTGGCGACGAGCTAACGTTCTCGATCGGCAGCGATACCATTGCCACCCGTATCGAAAGCTTGCGCAGCCTCAATTGGGACAGCTTTACCCCCAATTTCTTCGTTATTTTTCCACCGGGCGTCCTGGAGTCTTATGGGCATAGCTATATCACCGCTTTCCATTTGCCAGACGTTGAGCAAGGGTTAATACGTCAGTTGGTGAGCGATTTCCCCGGCGTCTCGCTGCTCAATGTGGACGCCATATTAGGCCAAGTACGCGAAGTGCTCACGCAAGTGACCCGAGCCATAGAGCTGGTGTTAGCACTCGTGTTACTGGCAGGCATCAGCGTGCTCTATGCTGCTCTAACAGCAAGTAGGCCGGTGCGCGCCCACGAAAGCGGCTTGCTGCGGGTGTTTGGCGCAGGCACTAAGATGATTTCCCGCGTGCAGGGGGCTGAATATGCACTGTTAGGGTTTGCCAGCGGTTTAATGGGAGCAGTGCTGGCGGAGCTAGCCACCGCCGCGCTTTACCTCTACTGGCTGGATTTAACTCCACGCCTGCACGTAGGGCTTTGGTTCATACTACCGATAGGGGGCGCGCTGCTGATTGGCGTTATCGGCCACGCGCTCTCCGCCAGCCTAAGGCGCCAAGCTCCCGCAGCCAGCTTAGGGCTGTTAGGCGAGGCATAG
- the glyA gene encoding serine hydroxymethyltransferase, translating to MFSRDMTIAGFDDALFDAMQKEVARQEAHIELIASENYASPRVLEAQGSQLTNKYAEGYPGKRYYGGCEFVDIAENLAIDYAKELFGATYVNVQPHSGSQANSAVFQALVTPGDTILGMSLDAGGHLTHGAKPNFSGKHYNAIQYGLNEQGFIDYDQVAQLAREHKPKMIIAGFSAYSQIVDWAKFREIADEVGAYLLVDMAHVSGLVAAGVYPSPLPHAHVVTSTTHKTLRGPRSGVILSAENNPEIEKKLQSAVFPGGQGGPLMHVIAAKAICFKEAMEPGFKTYQQQVVKNAQAMAKVFIDRGYDIVSGGTEDHLFLLSLIKQGVTGKDADAALGRAHITVNKNAVPNDPQSPFVTSGLRIGTPAVTTRGFGEEECTQLAGWICDILDVLAKGEDTSSIEAQVLDKVAAVCGRYPVYK from the coding sequence ATGTTCAGCCGCGACATGACAATTGCCGGATTCGATGACGCGCTTTTTGATGCGATGCAGAAAGAAGTTGCACGCCAAGAAGCCCACATCGAACTCATTGCTTCTGAAAACTACGCCAGCCCCCGCGTACTGGAAGCCCAGGGCAGCCAGCTGACCAACAAATACGCCGAAGGCTATCCTGGCAAGCGCTACTATGGCGGCTGCGAGTTCGTCGATATCGCCGAAAACCTCGCCATCGACTACGCCAAAGAGCTATTTGGTGCCACCTACGTTAACGTTCAGCCTCACTCGGGCTCCCAGGCAAACAGCGCAGTATTCCAAGCGCTGGTGACGCCGGGTGACACCATCCTAGGCATGAGCCTGGACGCGGGCGGCCACCTAACGCACGGTGCCAAGCCTAACTTCTCTGGCAAGCACTACAACGCCATCCAGTACGGGCTGAATGAACAGGGCTTTATCGACTACGATCAGGTGGCCCAGCTTGCCCGTGAGCATAAGCCGAAAATGATCATCGCCGGTTTTTCAGCCTATTCACAAATTGTTGACTGGGCGAAGTTTCGCGAAATCGCCGACGAAGTAGGCGCTTACTTACTGGTTGATATGGCCCACGTATCAGGTTTGGTAGCTGCCGGTGTTTACCCAAGCCCGCTGCCCCATGCTCACGTGGTCACGTCTACCACGCATAAAACCCTGCGTGGCCCGCGTAGCGGCGTGATTCTCTCGGCGGAAAACAACCCAGAGATCGAGAAAAAGCTACAGTCTGCCGTGTTCCCCGGTGGCCAGGGCGGCCCCTTGATGCACGTCATCGCCGCGAAAGCCATTTGCTTTAAAGAGGCGATGGAGCCAGGCTTCAAAACCTATCAGCAGCAGGTCGTTAAAAACGCCCAAGCCATGGCGAAAGTGTTTATCGATCGCGGTTACGACATCGTTTCCGGCGGCACCGAAGACCACCTGTTCCTACTCTCGCTAATTAAACAAGGCGTGACCGGTAAAGATGCGGATGCCGCCCTTGGCCGTGCTCACATCACCGTTAACAAAAACGCCGTGCCCAACGACCCGCAAAGCCCGTTCGTCACGTCTGGCCTGCGCATCGGTACGCCTGCAGTCACCACGCGTGGCTTCGGTGAAGAAGAGTGCACCCAACTAGCCGGCTGGATCTGCGATATTCTTGATGTCCTCGCCAAAGGCGAAGATACCAGCAGCATCGAAGCCCAGGTGCTGGATAAAGTCGCTGCCGTATGTGGCCGCTACCCGGTTTATAAATAA